Proteins from a genomic interval of Gossypium hirsutum isolate 1008001.06 chromosome A09, Gossypium_hirsutum_v2.1, whole genome shotgun sequence:
- the LOC121206247 gene encoding 40S ribosomal protein S7 has translation MYTSMKKIHKDKDVEPTEFEESVAQAFFDLENTNQDLKSDLKDLYINSAVQIDVSGSRKAVVIHVPYRLRKAFRKVHVKLVRELEKKFSGKDVILIATRRILRPPKKGSAVQRPRSRTLTSVHEAMLEDIVLPAEIVGKRTRYAIDGSKLMKVFLDPKERNNTEYKLETFSAVYRKLAGKDVVFEFPVTEA, from the exons ATGTATACATCAATGAAGAAGATCCACAAAGATAAGGATGTTGAACCAACAGAATTTGAGGAATCAGTTGCCCAG GCATTCTTTGATTTGGAGAATACCAACCAGGATCTGAAAAGTGACCTCAAGGATCTCTACATTAATTCAGCAGT CCAAATTGATGTGTCTGGGAGCCGGAAAGCTGTTGTTATCCATGTCCCCTACCGATTGAGGAAAGCTTTTCGCAAGGTTCATGTTAAGCTTGTGAGGGAGCTTGAAAAGAAGTTCAGTGGAAAG GATGTGATTCTTATTGCCACCCGGAGGATATTGAGGCCCCCAAAGAAAGGTTCTGCCGTTCAGAGGCCTCGCAGCCGCACATTGACTTCTGTACACGAGGCAATGCTAGAAGATATTGTCTTGCCCGCCGAGATTGTTGGGAAGCGCACTAGATATGCAATTGATGGATCTAAGTTAATGAAG GTGTTTTTGGACCCCAAAGAACGAAACAACACTGAGTATAAGCTTGAGACCTTTTCTGCAGTTTACCGGAAGCTTGCTGGGAAGGATGTTGTGTTCGAGTTCCCTGTTACAGAGGCATAG